One part of the Bacillus sp. FJAT-27916 genome encodes these proteins:
- a CDS encoding acyl-CoA dehydrogenase family protein → MKALDVPVVVLPNEANELRREVWVFLEAEQREGRIKSKCDCWLSGFSADFSKRLGEKGWIGMTWPRQYGGHERTSLERYIVMEELLAFGAPVAGHWIADRQSGPLLLKFGTEEQKHFFLPRIASGESFFCIGLSEPNAGSDLAAIQTRARKTDGGWLLNGSKIWTSGAHFSHYMITLCRTADQDPNDRHAGMSQLIVDLSAKGITIRPIILMTGEHHFNEVFFEDVFIPDERLIGKEGDGWAQGMAELAYERSGPERFLSTFPLLNELINSLLESGDHHGLMAVSKLAARLWSLRNLSLGIAVQLEKDVPSNLTASLVKDMGTQFEQEIAELARDYTSVIPSIHSTNRLSRLMAESILQSPGFTLRGGTTEILRGIIAKGVLKA, encoded by the coding sequence ATGAAAGCATTAGATGTGCCTGTCGTTGTTTTGCCTAATGAGGCAAACGAGCTTCGCCGAGAGGTGTGGGTATTTTTGGAAGCTGAACAAAGGGAGGGACGAATTAAATCCAAATGCGACTGCTGGCTCAGCGGGTTTTCAGCCGATTTTTCCAAAAGGTTAGGGGAAAAGGGCTGGATTGGCATGACATGGCCGAGACAATATGGGGGACATGAGCGGACTTCCTTGGAGCGTTATATTGTTATGGAGGAATTGCTGGCTTTCGGAGCACCGGTTGCAGGACATTGGATCGCAGACAGGCAATCAGGACCGCTTCTTTTGAAGTTTGGGACAGAGGAGCAGAAGCATTTCTTCCTTCCGAGGATCGCAAGTGGTGAAAGCTTCTTTTGCATCGGCTTGAGTGAGCCGAATGCAGGCTCTGACCTTGCAGCCATTCAAACCAGGGCCCGTAAAACAGATGGCGGCTGGCTTTTAAACGGGAGTAAGATATGGACGAGCGGGGCACATTTCTCGCATTATATGATTACCCTTTGCCGCACCGCTGACCAAGACCCTAATGACAGGCATGCAGGCATGAGTCAATTGATTGTCGACTTATCCGCAAAGGGAATTACCATCCGTCCCATTATTCTCATGACAGGGGAGCATCATTTTAATGAAGTGTTTTTCGAGGATGTATTCATTCCCGACGAGCGATTGATTGGCAAGGAAGGGGATGGCTGGGCACAAGGAATGGCAGAGCTCGCCTATGAAAGAAGCGGTCCCGAACGCTTCCTCAGCACCTTCCCTTTGCTCAATGAATTAATCAATTCCCTGCTTGAGAGCGGAGATCATCATGGGCTGATGGCCGTAAGCAAGCTCGCGGCAAGGCTATGGAGCCTGAGGAATCTATCCCTCGGAATTGCTGTCCAATTGGAGAAGGATGTCCCATCTAATCTCACCGCATCACTCGTTAAGGATATGGGTACTCAGTTTGAACAGGAAATAGCGGAATTAGCCAGGGACTATACGTCGGTTATCCCGTCTATTCATTCCACAAACCGCCTGAGCAGACTGATGGCTGAATCTATCCTGCAATCCCCAGGATTTACGCTAAGGGGCGGAACGACTGAAATCCTGCGGGGAATCATTGCGAAGGGGGTGCTGAAGGCATGA
- a CDS encoding MaoC/PaaZ C-terminal domain-containing protein: MNKETIFESFIKEPVTHIQLVRYAGASGDFNPIHTVVPFAEEAGLGGVIAHGMLIMGFVGQAIGQWVSVDDLRSYKARFKAMTRPGERITVNGQILQENADYFTCTAEAVNDQGEVKLVAEFTVKK; the protein is encoded by the coding sequence ATGAACAAGGAAACCATATTTGAATCATTCATCAAGGAACCGGTAACCCATATACAGCTTGTTCGCTATGCAGGAGCCTCAGGTGACTTTAACCCTATTCATACGGTTGTTCCCTTTGCAGAGGAGGCAGGACTTGGCGGAGTGATCGCCCACGGCATGCTGATCATGGGGTTTGTCGGTCAGGCGATTGGCCAATGGGTTTCTGTTGATGACCTCAGGTCCTATAAAGCACGTTTTAAAGCCATGACTCGACCTGGTGAAAGAATAACCGTTAATGGACAAATCCTTCAAGAGAATGCCGATTATTTTACTTGTACAGCAGAAGCGGTGAATGACCAAGGAGAGGTCAAGCTTGTGGCAGAATTTACGGTAAAAAAATGA
- a CDS encoding CaiB/BaiF CoA transferase family protein, which yields MGALTGIKVLDLTRLLPGPYCTLMLADYGAEVIKIEEPGRGDYIRSRKPAVNGIGARHLTVNRNKRSVELNLKTEAGMAIFNKMAGEADVIIEGFRPGVMDRLGIGYEEIAKINPGIVYCSLTGYGQTGPYRLLPGHDINYAGYTGILSLNGEKDGKPVIPGVQIADIGGGSLMALSGILMALLHKEKTGKGQYIDISMADGAVTWLYAAASDYFVTDDVPERGKNRLDGQFAYYQLYETKDGQYLSVGASEKKFWDRFCELVERPDWKPLHEGDEHVQTQLIEDLTALFLERTKEQWMDLLSMEDTCIGPVNDMREAFSDPHIQAREMLTEQDHPIAGVTKQIGFPIKFSETPGKLYAHAPILGEHTAEYLTSLGYTEEEIRELQRENVIGSHPSIQQS from the coding sequence ATGGGAGCTCTAACCGGTATTAAGGTATTAGATTTAACAAGACTTCTTCCAGGTCCTTATTGTACGCTCATGCTTGCTGATTACGGAGCAGAAGTCATCAAAATCGAAGAGCCTGGAAGAGGAGATTACATACGCTCCAGAAAACCAGCTGTCAATGGCATTGGGGCTAGACACTTGACAGTCAACCGCAATAAACGAAGTGTGGAGCTGAATCTGAAAACAGAAGCTGGAATGGCTATATTTAACAAAATGGCAGGAGAAGCTGACGTCATTATTGAGGGCTTCAGGCCGGGTGTCATGGACAGACTCGGTATCGGCTATGAAGAAATCGCAAAGATTAATCCAGGAATTGTGTATTGTTCCTTGACAGGGTATGGACAAACAGGGCCTTATCGTTTACTCCCAGGCCATGACATCAATTATGCAGGATACACCGGAATCCTCTCTCTAAATGGTGAGAAGGATGGAAAGCCTGTGATACCTGGCGTTCAAATAGCTGATATCGGAGGCGGGTCGCTCATGGCCTTATCCGGCATTCTGATGGCTTTATTACATAAAGAAAAAACAGGCAAGGGGCAATACATTGATATATCCATGGCAGACGGGGCTGTCACCTGGCTGTATGCAGCAGCCTCCGATTATTTTGTCACGGATGATGTTCCGGAAAGAGGCAAAAACCGGCTTGATGGCCAATTTGCCTACTATCAGCTCTATGAGACGAAGGACGGTCAATACCTATCAGTAGGCGCATCGGAAAAGAAGTTTTGGGATCGCTTCTGCGAGCTGGTAGAAAGGCCAGACTGGAAGCCGCTTCACGAAGGGGATGAGCACGTTCAAACACAATTAATAGAGGATTTGACTGCTTTATTCCTAGAAAGAACGAAGGAGCAATGGATGGATCTGTTATCTATGGAGGATACATGTATTGGACCGGTTAATGACATGAGGGAGGCCTTCTCCGACCCGCATATCCAAGCAAGAGAAATGCTGACAGAGCAAGATCATCCTATTGCGGGTGTGACCAAACAGATTGGTTTTCCGATTAAATTCTCTGAAACACCTGGCAAACTGTATGCCCATGCACCTATCCTCGGAGAACATACGGCTGAATACTTGACCAGCTTAGGATATACAGAGGAAGAAATAAGGGAACTGCAGCGCGAGAATGTCATAGGGAGCCACCCATCTATCCAACAATCATAA
- a CDS encoding Nramp family divalent metal transporter translates to MHAQQTNWQPEAPVSKKSVIGPGLIVAATGVGAGDLVAALVAGTNYGLVFLWAIIIGSILKFALNEGVGRWHVTSGKTILEGWHMMGKWATGYFGVYSIIWGFVYGAAGTASCALAMSALFPQLSLTQWAIIHGIAAFLLVWSGKYKIFESAMNVLIGIMFITVVGCAIIIIPQLGGVIGTAVPALPEGSLLYALGLIGGVGGSLTMASYGYWLQEKKWTTPSFIRVIRADSAVAYIATAIFTLSLLIMGAGLLYGTDVNIAGETGLVDFAGIIGNELHPVVKYLFLIGFWSASFTSVLGVWNGVPYLFSDFIRTITHSKISKDELSHTKSYRFFVLWLTFPPMLLHFLGKPVGLIIAYGALGAIFMPFLAITLIYLLNKKEYVGTVDRSQKLSNIVLSVSILLFLVLAVNELINIFF, encoded by the coding sequence ATGCACGCACAACAAACAAATTGGCAGCCTGAAGCACCTGTCTCGAAGAAATCGGTCATTGGGCCAGGGTTAATCGTTGCTGCCACAGGGGTAGGAGCCGGTGATCTAGTCGCTGCTCTTGTTGCCGGGACGAATTATGGTCTCGTCTTCTTATGGGCGATTATCATTGGCTCCATATTAAAGTTCGCGTTAAATGAAGGGGTTGGCCGCTGGCATGTGACAAGCGGCAAAACAATCTTAGAAGGCTGGCACATGATGGGGAAATGGGCCACCGGATACTTCGGCGTCTATTCAATCATTTGGGGATTCGTCTATGGAGCAGCAGGAACAGCGTCTTGCGCGCTTGCAATGTCGGCACTCTTCCCGCAATTATCATTGACTCAATGGGCCATCATCCATGGTATTGCCGCTTTCTTGCTTGTCTGGTCAGGCAAATATAAGATCTTTGAATCTGCGATGAACGTATTAATCGGGATTATGTTCATCACAGTCGTCGGCTGTGCAATCATTATCATTCCTCAGCTGGGAGGCGTTATAGGGACAGCGGTTCCTGCGTTGCCAGAAGGCTCGCTTCTTTATGCACTTGGTCTTATCGGAGGAGTAGGCGGATCACTTACCATGGCTTCCTACGGATACTGGCTTCAGGAAAAGAAATGGACTACGCCATCATTTATCCGAGTCATCCGTGCGGATTCAGCTGTAGCTTATATCGCAACCGCCATCTTTACGCTATCCTTATTAATTATGGGCGCAGGTTTATTATATGGAACGGATGTTAATATTGCCGGTGAAACCGGATTAGTAGATTTCGCTGGAATTATCGGAAATGAGCTGCATCCTGTTGTGAAATATTTATTCTTAATAGGTTTCTGGTCTGCTTCCTTCACCTCTGTATTGGGTGTATGGAATGGAGTTCCTTATCTATTCTCCGATTTCATTCGTACCATCACCCATAGTAAGATTAGTAAGGATGAATTAAGCCATACAAAATCTTATCGTTTCTTTGTTCTTTGGCTCACATTCCCGCCGATGCTTCTCCATTTCCTTGGGAAACCGGTAGGGTTAATCATCGCCTACGGAGCACTTGGAGCGATTTTCATGCCATTTTTGGCTATCACATTGATCTACCTTCTTAACAAAAAAGAGTATGTCGGTACAGTCGACCGTTCCCAAAAGCTTTCCAATATTGTTTTATCGGTCAGTATCCTTCTCTTCCTCGTTCTCGCTGTAAATGAGTTAATCAATATTTTCTTTTGA
- a CDS encoding DUF2515 family protein: MIFLHTKKIPKKYKKLQKDLKERLHTTIPPLPLSLSAKEEKLVEDIQAETKRHNRNNISRTTAYLDYYRRNPEIHWSLLAHMVSRNTGWNMTDLRGSFLPRIMSSQECDDFYALLERGNWIIFEDAYPQLLLYEKGKQHRKNYYHLLPAFHVSVFMQVLWPFFLDGNDSELITLALVVNEQNHLEQTVMKNGSFKKTVFDKIEFMLQDLLSMNQIIFPLVIEGERIKLRGKTIHQFEELHQRIQIGRDLYALLFHEKTLNRTIHWACQTPHTGSRMDFWSHLFNLVNEEVPGRKRMHSRFKNGSLKEGEARIYSPIWQNVWKDTPHSSPAQRDWFQDTDVLSYLEKPKINVEGDIGKEYCRTLEKLEYAVMAKSVSTLF; encoded by the coding sequence CTGATTTTTCTACATACCAAAAAAATACCGAAAAAATATAAGAAGCTTCAAAAGGATTTAAAGGAACGTCTTCATACTACAATTCCGCCTCTCCCTCTCTCACTCTCAGCAAAAGAAGAAAAGCTGGTTGAGGATATTCAAGCGGAAACGAAACGGCATAATCGGAATAATATCAGTCGCACCACAGCCTACCTCGACTATTATCGAAGAAATCCTGAGATTCATTGGTCCCTTTTAGCCCATATGGTTTCTCGAAATACTGGCTGGAATATGACTGATTTAAGGGGCTCATTTCTTCCGCGAATAATGAGCAGCCAAGAATGTGATGATTTCTATGCCTTATTAGAAAGGGGGAACTGGATTATCTTCGAGGATGCATACCCTCAGTTACTGCTATATGAGAAAGGAAAACAGCATCGAAAAAATTATTACCATCTGCTTCCTGCCTTTCATGTATCTGTCTTCATGCAGGTGCTTTGGCCTTTCTTTCTTGATGGAAATGATTCAGAATTGATTACTCTGGCATTAGTCGTGAATGAACAAAACCATTTGGAGCAAACCGTTATGAAGAATGGGTCATTCAAGAAAACGGTCTTTGACAAAATTGAATTCATGCTGCAGGATCTCCTGTCCATGAATCAAATAATCTTCCCCTTAGTAATAGAAGGTGAACGCATAAAACTGCGGGGTAAAACGATTCATCAGTTTGAAGAGCTTCATCAGCGAATTCAAATTGGCCGCGATTTGTATGCCCTTTTATTCCACGAAAAAACGCTGAACAGGACCATTCACTGGGCTTGCCAAACTCCCCATACTGGCTCACGAATGGATTTTTGGTCTCATTTGTTCAATCTTGTTAATGAGGAGGTTCCTGGTAGGAAGCGAATGCACAGCCGATTCAAAAATGGTTCACTTAAGGAAGGGGAGGCTCGGATATATAGCCCCATATGGCAAAATGTCTGGAAGGATACGCCTCATTCTTCACCAGCACAACGGGATTGGTTCCAAGATACAGATGTCCTTTCCTACCTGGAAAAACCGAAGATTAATGTAGAGGGCGACATTGGGAAAGAGTATTGCCGTACACTTGAGAAGCTTGAATACGCCGTTATGGCTAAAAGTGTATCCACTCTTTTTTAA
- a CDS encoding AMP-binding enzyme: MERGQVGEISVNAHSFPFFFVGYWNQPEKTKEKIGKWFKTGDLAAIDKDGYYWFQGRSDDIISSAGYRIGPFEVESSLLEHEAVSEAPVIGKPDAHKGKVVKAFGVLIPVYQETEELAHELIDYVKSRLSKHQYPREIDFVEELPKTASGKIQRYLLKKDSIQSINRRVS, from the coding sequence GTGGAAAGAGGACAAGTGGGTGAAATCTCTGTTAATGCTCATTCTTTCCCTTTTTTCTTCGTAGGTTATTGGAACCAACCTGAAAAGACGAAGGAAAAAATCGGTAAATGGTTTAAAACAGGTGACTTAGCTGCCATTGATAAGGATGGTTACTATTGGTTCCAAGGAAGATCGGATGATATTATTTCGAGTGCGGGTTACAGAATTGGACCTTTCGAGGTGGAAAGCAGTTTGCTTGAACATGAAGCGGTGTCAGAAGCACCCGTAATTGGAAAGCCGGATGCCCATAAAGGAAAAGTGGTTAAGGCTTTTGGTGTATTAATCCCTGTATATCAAGAAACAGAGGAGCTGGCCCATGAATTAATTGACTATGTGAAGAGCCGCTTATCGAAGCATCAATATCCTAGAGAAATTGACTTTGTGGAGGAATTACCGAAAACGGCAAGCGGGAAAATTCAAAGATATCTTTTAAAGAAAGATTCCATTCAATCAATAAATAGAAGGGTAAGCTGA
- a CDS encoding FAS1-like dehydratase domain-containing protein, with product MDAQLLEKKGLKLETYTFEVEKGKIREFAIAIGDERKEYLNGTKILPTFPTVIDFWGGGSSTADLLNLDVKRVLHGEQAYEYTGTIHPGDQITVSTIVEDVYEKSSMNFVVLKKEYRNQHDELVLISRSTVIERQKERKG from the coding sequence ATGGATGCACAATTACTCGAGAAAAAGGGACTTAAGCTTGAAACGTATACATTTGAGGTGGAAAAAGGAAAAATTCGCGAATTTGCCATCGCTATTGGGGATGAGCGGAAGGAATATTTAAATGGGACGAAGATTCTTCCGACATTTCCTACGGTCATTGACTTCTGGGGAGGCGGGTCTTCTACAGCTGACCTTTTAAATTTGGATGTGAAGCGGGTGCTTCACGGGGAACAGGCATATGAGTATACAGGGACCATTCATCCTGGTGACCAGATTACGGTTTCAACCATTGTTGAGGATGTCTATGAGAAATCCTCCATGAACTTTGTCGTATTGAAAAAGGAATATCGGAATCAACATGATGAGCTTGTCCTGATCAGTCGTTCGACCGTAATCGAGAGGCAAAAGGAGAGAAAAGGATGA
- a CDS encoding IclR family transcriptional regulator: MNQAKEKQKYNVPALENAFSILRLLSRNRFKESTITEISNALNLNPATCYRLLRVMEEMAVVRYMEDKKRYTLGPYLVVLGERAKEHLDYLLIIQPYLERLAKDTQMTAILVNKINDRKLAIVSKAEASDFGVTVSVGRHFSISDGSFGLCLLAYLDKEKRKDILHAGTGLKTYTETEIEAMEKELDTLKKRGYHITYGEYVKGLCGIAAPLLTHGDKVEMSIELIGFTSRHDKADLEGKGLLIKEAAMEISRKLKGDE; the protein is encoded by the coding sequence TTGAATCAAGCAAAGGAAAAACAAAAATATAACGTTCCCGCTCTTGAAAATGCTTTTTCCATTCTCCGCCTGCTTAGCCGAAACCGCTTCAAGGAATCAACCATTACAGAAATATCAAATGCACTAAATTTGAACCCAGCGACCTGTTATCGATTGCTCCGTGTCATGGAGGAGATGGCTGTTGTGCGTTACATGGAGGATAAAAAGCGCTATACGCTTGGGCCGTATCTTGTTGTTTTGGGTGAGCGTGCAAAAGAACATCTTGATTACCTCCTCATCATTCAGCCTTATCTTGAAAGACTGGCAAAGGACACACAGATGACCGCAATCCTCGTCAATAAGATTAACGACCGAAAGCTTGCCATCGTCAGCAAGGCTGAGGCAAGCGATTTCGGTGTTACGGTTTCAGTCGGCCGGCACTTTTCGATTTCTGACGGATCTTTCGGACTTTGCCTTTTAGCCTATCTGGATAAGGAAAAGAGGAAAGACATTCTGCATGCAGGTACGGGGCTTAAAACCTATACCGAGACAGAAATCGAAGCAATGGAAAAGGAGTTAGATACGCTAAAAAAACGCGGATACCACATCACATACGGGGAGTATGTAAAAGGGTTATGCGGGATAGCGGCGCCACTCTTGACACATGGAGATAAGGTTGAAATGTCGATTGAACTGATTGGCTTTACCTCTCGGCACGATAAGGCAGATTTAGAGGGAAAGGGATTATTGATCAAGGAAGCGGCAATGGAAATCAGCCGGAAGCTAAAGGGAGATGAATGA
- a CDS encoding tyrosine recombinase XerC — protein sequence MGALQGQQPKIVRDFLIYLTTIKGKSMRTRKEYEYDLMLFFRFLKVTYEGLEVEQISEVSIHDLTIETIREISLEDIYLFIEYCESVRDNSASARARKVATLKSFFKYLKGKRRLISDNIAEELESPKLSKRNPIYMNLEEAKCFLGGIERNHHYYRNYCMMMFFLNLGLRVSELCSLKMNSIQGQALRITGKGDKERTVYLNKACRDSLSDYLKNERIKVHKAETLDYLFLSQKGTKLTRQQVARIVKKINEQSGLRKDKLTPHKLRHTSATIMYKSGADIRSLQQILGHSNISTTQIYTHLEDKEIQQVIDNNPFNF from the coding sequence GTGGGGGCATTGCAGGGACAACAGCCTAAGATTGTGAGAGATTTCCTTATTTATTTGACCACGATTAAAGGGAAGTCGATGAGGACTAGAAAAGAGTATGAGTACGATTTAATGCTCTTTTTCAGGTTTTTGAAAGTTACATATGAAGGCCTAGAGGTGGAACAGATAAGTGAAGTGTCCATTCATGACCTTACGATTGAAACGATTAGAGAGATATCATTGGAGGATATTTATCTGTTTATCGAGTATTGTGAGTCTGTTCGAGATAATAGCGCGTCAGCACGGGCTAGGAAGGTGGCGACGCTGAAGTCATTTTTTAAGTATTTGAAGGGGAAGAGAAGACTGATTTCGGATAATATCGCAGAAGAGCTAGAAAGTCCGAAGCTGAGTAAGCGAAATCCAATATATATGAATCTAGAGGAGGCAAAATGCTTCCTTGGAGGAATTGAGCGTAATCATCATTATTACCGTAACTACTGCATGATGATGTTCTTTTTGAACTTAGGATTACGGGTTTCAGAGCTGTGCAGTCTGAAAATGAATTCTATTCAAGGCCAAGCGCTCCGGATTACAGGTAAAGGGGATAAGGAACGGACGGTATACTTGAATAAAGCATGCCGAGATTCACTTTCGGATTATCTGAAGAATGAGCGAATCAAGGTTCATAAGGCAGAGACATTGGATTATTTATTCCTCTCTCAAAAGGGAACGAAATTAACACGTCAGCAGGTGGCAAGGATCGTGAAGAAAATCAATGAGCAGTCTGGTCTGCGAAAGGATAAGCTGACTCCCCATAAACTGCGGCATACCTCTGCGACTATTATGTATAAGAGCGGGGCGGACATTCGCAGCCTGCAGCAAATTCTTGGCCACTCCAATATATCCACGACCCAAATCTATACACATCTCGAGGATAAGGAAATCCAACAGGTGATCGACAATAATCCATTTAACTTTTAG
- a CDS encoding PaaI family thioesterase, whose amino-acid sequence MESLDDVRRIFENSAFNKHLNIHTDIFEEGNVCCTLQVQNHHLNVNQAVHGGVLFSLLDSVMGATIRSVSGTPLVTVNMSIHYLAAVQAGENIIARAAIIHSGKSIVMAEGFLEDEDGALKAKTIGTFKLLRLS is encoded by the coding sequence ATGGAATCATTGGATGATGTCAGAAGAATTTTTGAGAATAGTGCCTTCAATAAGCACTTGAATATTCATACAGATATTTTTGAAGAGGGAAATGTGTGCTGCACGCTGCAGGTGCAAAACCATCATCTTAATGTCAATCAAGCTGTACATGGCGGGGTATTGTTCAGCCTGCTTGATTCGGTTATGGGAGCTACAATCAGGTCTGTGAGCGGGACGCCGTTAGTCACCGTCAATATGTCCATCCATTATTTAGCTGCGGTTCAAGCAGGAGAGAATATCATAGCTAGAGCAGCAATCATCCATTCAGGGAAAAGCATCGTTATGGCTGAAGGTTTTCTAGAGGATGAGGATGGAGCGCTAAAAGCTAAAACGATTGGAACCTTTAAGCTTTTGAGATTATCATAA
- a CDS encoding enoyl-CoA hydratase/isomerase family protein has translation MNDLQFTVTNNIARITLNRPEQMNAFSEDMIHSWIKALEEVRDSDEIHVLVISGNGRAFCSGGDIKAMARGDGFLNHDGSNDYSSTALARKNSLWKNVQRIPLLLQEIDIPVIAMLHGAAFGAGFDMALACDIRIAAKSTKIAESYVKAGIVPGDGAAWFLPRLIGTDKALDLLWNGQVLTAEEAYQLGLLTYVIDDSELQSFTDHYVERLKNGPKETMRFMKRAVYQSRQLDLKTSLDMISSAMGIITELKDYEEGVQALVEKRKPEFS, from the coding sequence ATGAACGATTTACAATTTACCGTTACGAATAATATCGCCCGTATCACTTTGAATCGACCTGAGCAAATGAATGCCTTTAGTGAGGATATGATTCATTCTTGGATCAAGGCTTTAGAGGAAGTACGTGATTCGGATGAGATACATGTTTTGGTGATTTCAGGGAATGGCCGTGCCTTTTGCTCTGGAGGAGACATTAAAGCAATGGCTAGAGGGGATGGATTTTTGAATCATGATGGATCGAATGATTATTCGTCAACCGCTCTCGCTAGAAAGAATTCCTTATGGAAGAATGTCCAGCGCATTCCACTCCTGCTCCAAGAAATTGATATCCCTGTGATTGCTATGCTGCATGGGGCTGCATTTGGTGCAGGTTTTGATATGGCACTTGCCTGTGATATCCGAATTGCAGCAAAAAGCACAAAAATCGCGGAAAGCTATGTGAAGGCAGGAATAGTACCTGGAGATGGGGCAGCATGGTTTTTGCCGCGGCTGATTGGGACAGATAAAGCACTGGACTTATTATGGAACGGACAAGTACTGACGGCAGAGGAAGCATATCAGCTCGGTCTACTGACCTATGTCATCGATGATTCAGAACTACAATCCTTTACGGATCATTATGTTGAAAGATTGAAAAATGGACCTAAGGAAACGATGCGGTTCATGAAACGGGCAGTTTATCAAAGCAGACAGCTTGACTTAAAGACTTCTCTTGATATGATTTCATCTGCCATGGGCATCATTACGGAGCTCAAAGATTATGAAGAAGGTGTTCAAGCACTCGTAGAAAAAAGAAAACCGGAATTTTCTTGA
- a CDS encoding acyl-CoA dehydrogenase family protein, producing MSDMQAIILQSAEKILSKHTEKEIIDNAEKGHFPADLWKGLQESGLLLMGVREEQGGHGGDCTDGFRLIQLAGKYSAPIPLAETLISNWVLAELGMEANDAVKSLSCLFEPEKNGLTFDGICVSGKIPSVPYGRHAEYVIAFLKVEQEIELLKIPVSLTMIEKAANLAGEPRDTLHINQLALHQLEHMSIPTAVYERAAFLGAAARVAQMTGAMERIMELVIEHVETRYQFGRPLSRQQAIQHHIASLAGELAAAKTALQNAVSSVHDTRFAPEIALAKIRLNEGAGQFAKIAHQILAAIGFTQEHSLHYSTRRLWSYRDEFGTEADWSNTFAHHLRKWGVNGLWNYLTKQREGKGEEHERFTIYRYE from the coding sequence ATGAGTGATATGCAAGCCATTATTCTGCAGAGTGCAGAAAAGATATTGTCTAAGCATACAGAAAAAGAAATCATAGACAATGCAGAGAAAGGCCATTTTCCTGCTGACCTTTGGAAAGGCTTGCAGGAATCCGGTCTCCTGTTAATGGGTGTTCGTGAGGAACAAGGAGGTCATGGAGGAGATTGCACTGATGGCTTTAGGCTGATTCAGCTTGCCGGTAAATATTCGGCTCCGATTCCGTTGGCTGAAACACTGATCAGTAATTGGGTGCTGGCTGAGCTGGGCATGGAGGCGAATGATGCGGTTAAGAGTCTATCCTGCTTGTTTGAGCCTGAGAAAAATGGATTAACCTTTGACGGAATCTGCGTTTCCGGTAAGATTCCATCCGTTCCATATGGAAGACATGCAGAGTATGTGATTGCCTTTCTAAAAGTTGAGCAAGAAATCGAATTACTAAAGATTCCTGTCAGCTTAACGATGATTGAGAAAGCGGCAAATCTTGCGGGAGAACCAAGGGATACCCTTCATATCAATCAGCTCGCGCTCCATCAATTAGAGCATATGTCCATTCCAACTGCCGTTTATGAGAGGGCTGCTTTTCTTGGAGCAGCAGCAAGGGTAGCGCAAATGACAGGAGCGATGGAGAGAATCATGGAGTTAGTGATTGAGCATGTGGAAACACGCTATCAATTTGGCCGGCCGCTTTCCCGCCAGCAAGCCATACAGCATCATATCGCTTCCCTTGCCGGAGAGCTTGCCGCCGCCAAGACCGCCTTGCAAAATGCTGTTTCCAGCGTACATGACACCCGTTTTGCTCCTGAAATCGCCTTAGCCAAGATACGCTTGAATGAGGGCGCTGGCCAATTTGCAAAAATTGCCCACCAAATCCTGGCGGCTATCGGCTTTACGCAAGAGCACAGCCTTCATTACTCTACAAGGCGACTGTGGTCATATCGGGATGAATTTGGCACAGAAGCAGACTGGTCAAATACATTCGCTCATCACTTGCGAAAATGGGGAGTAAACGGTTTATGGAATTATTTAACCAAGCAAAGGGAAGGGAAAGGGGAAGAACATGAACGATTTACAATTTACCGTTACGAATAA